In Aquabacterium sp. OR-4, the DNA window CTGGCCGCCTACCGCGACGCGGCCAGCCCGGCCGAGATGCAGGCGCTGATCCAGCGCATCTGGGGCATGGCCGACTGGCCGGTGGTGCAGCGCCTGCTGGGGTGAGCGGCATGCACCCGCGCAGCTACCTGTTCGTGCCGGCCGACCGGCCCGAGCGTTTTGACAAGGCCCTGGCCGCCGGCGCCGAGGCGGTGATCATCGACCTGGAAGACGCCGTGGCGCCCGCGGCCAAGGCGGCGGCGCGCGCGGCGCTGGCCACCTGGCTGGATGCCCGGCCGGCCAGCCTGCCGGCCGCGGCCGCGGCGGTGCCCGCCATCGTGCTGCGCTGCAATGCCGCCGCCACGCCCTGGTTCGAGGCCGATCTGGCGCTGGCCGCGCATCCGGCGGTGCAGGCCCTGATGCTGCCCAAGGCCGAAACGCCCGCGGCCGTGGCCCGGGTGGTGGCGGCCGGCGGCCGTGGCCGCGCGCTGCCGGTGATTGCACTGATCGAAAGCGCGGCCGGCCTGGCCGCGGTGAACAGCCTGGCCGCCACGCCGGGCGTGTGCCGCCTGGCCTTTGGCAGCCTCGATCTGCAGGTGGATCTGGGCCTGCGTGAGGCCACCGAGGACGAGCTGCTGCCCTGGCGGCTGGCGCTGGTGCTGGCCTCGCGCCTGGCCGGCATCGCCGCACCGATCGACGGCGTGAGCACCGCGCTCGACGATGCCGAACGCCTGGCCGGCGATGTGGCGCGCGCGCGCCGCCTGGGTTTCGGCGCCAAGCTGTGCATCCACCCGCGCCAGGTGGCCGCGGTGCGTGCCGGGCTGCGGCCGGCGGCCGCCGAGCTGGCCTGGGCGCAGCGGGTGCTGGCGGCAGCAGCCGCGGCCGGCGGCGGCGCGGTGGCCGTGGACGGCCGCATGGTCGACAAGCCGGTGCTGCTGCGTGCCGAGGCCATCGTGCGCGAGGCGGCCGATGGAGTGTGCAGCCCCCCGCAACAGCCGGCGTTGGGAGCCGGCGACAACACCAGGAGACAAGCACCATGATCAAGCCGCCAGTCACCCCGCAAGACACACGGCAAGTCACACGGCAAGTCACACGGCAGATGGGCCGGCAGGCCCCGCCGCAGGCCATGCCCTTGACGCCAGCCGCCAGCCCGCCGCTGGCCCTGCGCGCCGCCGCGCCGCGCCGGCGCCTACGCAGCGCGCTGGCCCTGGTGCTGGGTGCCGCGGCGCTGGCCGTGGCCGGCCTGCCGCAGCCGGTGCGTGCGCAAGCCGCCCCGGCGCAGGCGACGGCCTACCCCAGCCGCAGCATCACGCTGCTGGTGCCCTTTGCCGCTGGCGGGCCCACCGATGTGGTGGCGCGCGCACTCGGCGCGGTGATGGCCAGGAGCCTGGGCCAGAGCGTGCTGATCGAGAACAAGACCGGTGCCGGCGGCACGCTGGCCTCGGGCCATCTGGCCAAGGCCGCGCCCGACGGCTACACCTTCCTGATCCACCACAACGGCATGGCCACCGCGCCGGGCCTGTACCGCAAGCTGGCCTTCAACCCGCTGACCGATTTCGAGTACGTGGGCCAGGTGGTGGATGTGCCCATGACCCTGCTGGCCCGCAAGGACCTGCCGCCGCGCACGGCGCCCGAGCTGGTGGCCTACATCAAGGCCCAGGGCAACAAGCTCTCGCTGGCCCATGCCGGGCTGGGGGCGGTAAGCCAGCTGTGCGGCATGCTGCTGCAGAAGATGGTGGACACCGAGCTCAACAGCATCCCGTTCCAGGGCACGGCGCCGGCCATGAACGCGCTGCTGGGCGGCCAGGTCGACATCCTGTGCGACCAGACCACGCAGACCCTGCAGCACATCAAGGCCGGCAACGTGAAGCTCTACGGCGTGACCACCCGCGAGCGCATCCGCGCGCTGCCCGACACGCCCACGCTGGACGAGGCCGGGCTCAAGGGTTTCGAGGTCAAGGTGTGGCATGGCGTGTACGCGCCCAAGGGCACACCGCCGGCGCTGATCGAGCGCTTTGGCACCGCGCTGCGTGCCGCGCTGAAAGACCCGGCCATCGTGCAGCGCATGGGCGAGCTGGGCGCCGAGATCGTGCCCGAGGCCAAGCAGACGCCCGAGGGCCTGCGCAGCTGGCTCAAGCCCGAGATCGACAAGTGGGGCGCGCTGATCCGCTCGGCGGGACAGTACGCCGATTGAAGGCTCAGCCGCGCGCGCGCCAGCGGCCCGGCGGCCGCCCCGCCAGCGCCCCCGGGCGGCGGCCGCCCGGCGCACGCGGCGCCTGATCCGGGCAGGCCCGTCGGACACCGGTTCTGCGCGACACTTCGGCACCGCGCGCCGCAGCCGCGCTGCGCCGCTTGCGCCTCAACCCGGAGAAACAATGCAAGGCCAACCCGCCATCCTCGACGCCCTGAACTCGCTGCTGGTCTATGAACTGGCCGCGCGTGACCAGTACTTCATCCACTCGCGCATGCTGCGCGAATGGGGCCTGGAGAAGGCCGCCGACCGCATCAGCCACGAGATGGACGACGAGACCGAGCACGCCAGCGCGCTGATCAAGCGCATCCTGATGCTCGAGGGCACGCCGCGGATGACGCCGGCCGCGCTGACCGTGGGCCACGACCTGCCGTCGATCTTTGCCAACGACCTGGCGGTCGAGCTGTCGGTGGTGCAGCACCTGCGCGAGGTGATCGCGCTGTGCGAGACCGAGCGCGACTTCGTCACCCGCGAGGTGCTGCTGCCGATGCTGGTGGACACCGAGCAGGACCACGCCCACTGGCTGGAGCAGCAGCTGCGCCTGATCCAGATGACCGGCCTGCAGAACTACCTGCAAAGCCAGCTGGCCTGACCGCCCGGTGGCGCTCACCCAGGTTCTGCAGTCGTTTCGCAGCCACGATGTTCCGCCCTGGCTGCAGGCCTGCCTGCACAGCGTGCGTGGCTGGGCACAGCAGCAGGGCTGGCAGTGGTGCTTCATGGACGACGCCTTCTTCGACCTGGCGCCCGACTGGGCGCGCCAGCGCTGCGCCGGCAACGTCTATGCCCTGACCGACCTGTGCCGGCTGCTGTGGGCCGAGCGCGCGCTGGCCGACGGCGCCGACCGTGTGCTGTGGGCCGATGCCGATGTGCTGGTGTTCGAGCCGGCGCGCCTGCGCTGGCCGGCCGGGCAGGGCCACGGCTTTGCGCGCGAGCTGTTCCTGCCGGTGGATCGCCTGGGCCGGGCCGGCCCGCCGCAGCATGGCATCAACAACGCGCTGATGGGCTTCGAGGCCGGTGACCCGGTGCTGGCCGACTACCGCGCAGCCTGCGAGCAGGCCTTGCGCAGCGCGCCCGCCGGGCCGGTGCCACGCACCGCGCTGGGCCCCGCGCTGCTGGCCGCGCTGGGCCGCGAGCGGCCGCTGCAGGTGATCGAGGGCGTGGGCCTGTTCACGCTGGCGCAGATGCAGGCCATTGCCCAGGGGGCCGGGTTGGCGGGTGCCCAGGGGGCCGGGCTGGCGGGTGCCCAGGAGCCTGGGCTGGCGGGCGCCCAGCGGCCCGGCCTGGCCGCGGGCCAGGCCCTGCTGGCCGCCACGCTGCAGCACAGCCACACGCCGCCGGCCGCGGCCAACCTGTGCCACTTTCTGCGCAACGCCACGCCGCCGGCGCAGCGGCCGGGTTTTGATGCGCTGTACGGCCAGGCCGTGCAGCGCCTGCTGGCCCACGGTGCGGCGGCGCTGGGCGCTGGCACTGCCTAGCCTCTCAGGCGCTCAGGCCACCGGCACGGCGGCGCGGCGCACGGTGGCTTCCTCCTGCGCGATCCACTGCTTGAGCTTCTCGACGTGCTCGGCTTCCTCCTTGACGAACTCCTTGGCCACGGCCCGGATCTGCTCGTCCTTGGTGGTGTGGGCGATGGCGTAATAGAACTCGTAGCCGCGGCGCTCGCCCTGCAGCGCGGCCTTCAGGGCGTCCAGCCGGCGCAGCGCGGGGTCGCCTTCCCACAGCGTGGTCTTCTCGGGCGTGGTGTTGTCGGGCCAGGCCGAGCTGGCGGGCAGCTCGAGCACGGCCTGGTAGCGCGTGCACTTGGCCTTGGCTTCGTCCAGGTGCAGGCGTGAATAGCCGGCCAGCTGCGCAAACAGCGCCGCCACGTCGGCATTGCCGGCCTCGCCCATGGCCTGGGCCAGCTGCTCGAAGTGGATCGCGGCGTCTTCTTCCACCTTCACGGCGTAGCTCAGGAACTGGTCGAGCGTGCGGATGCCCACGCCGCCCTTGTAGATGGCCGCGGCAATCGACAGCGCCGGGCCCTTCATCGGCAGCGTGACATCGCCTTCGAACTCGACCGCGATGTCCTCGTCGCGCACAAAGCACTGGCAGGCCAGGCGGTGGCGCGGCGGCATGTCGTTGACCTCGGCGTCCATGATCTCCTGCTTGGTGATCTTGCCCAGCTGCTTGAGCACCTCCTTTTCCTTCTCGGTCAGCGCCACGCCGTAGCGCACGCCGGCACGGTAGTGCCTGACCTGCACCAGGCAGGAACCGCACTCGCCGTCCTGGCAGTCGAAGGGGATCGGGATGTGGTGCGCCTTGGCCAGCGCCAGCAGCGTGCCGCGCTCGCCGGCCACGGCGTAGACGGTGACGTCGCGCGGCATCAGGGGTGAAGAGAAAGTGACATTGGCCATGGTGCGGCCTCCTGTGAACGGGATTGAGGGAACTCGTGCAGCGCAACTGCCGTGCCTTGCGCCGCACAGGCCCGGCGCGGCCGGCCGGCCGCCGCGCCCTGCGCAGGCTGGCCGGCACCGCGCTGGTGCGGCGGCCCGGTGGCGCCCGCGCGGGCAAGGCCTGCCGCGTGTCGCCGGCCTTGACGGGCATCAACGCCGGGCGCTGTACCGGGCCGCTCAGTTGGCCTGTTGGGGTGCCGGCATGGCCCGGGCTTGCGCCGCATCAAGCCGGCTGCGGGTGCTGCCGCGCGCGGCTCGGCTCGTGCTTGCCATGGCCACCCGGGCGCCACGGCAGCGGCGGGTGGTGCGCCGCTTGTCGGATTTGCCACACGACACGGCAGGCGGCCATCGGCGCGCGCGCTGCGGCTGTCGCATTTGGCGGGCAGCCGACGCCCGGCCCGCACGCCCGCCACGACCTGCATCGGAGCCACCCCCCATGGACACCGTCGAGACCTTTCTGGCCCACACCATCCGCCTCGAGCAGGAGGCGGCGCGCCGCTTCGAGCAGCTGGCCGATGCCATGCAGACCAGCGGCAACCGCGAGGCCGGCCAGCTGTTTGACCGGCTGGCGCACTTCTCGCGCCTGCACCTGGCCGAGGCCCGCGCCCGCGCCGGCTTTCGCGAGGTGCCCGAGCTGCGCGCCGACGACTACCAGTGGCCCGACATCGAGAGCCCCGAGACCGCAGCGATCTGGGCCGCCGATCCGCTGCTGGGCTGCGGCGAGGCGCTGGAGGTGGCGCTGGCCGCCGAATCGGCCGGCCTGGCCTACTACCAGCAGATCCTCGAGACCGCCACCGACTCCGAGATCCGCCGCTTTGCGCAGGCGTTCGTGGCCGAGGAAACCCAGCATGTGACCGAGCTGCAGCGCTGGCTGGGCCTGCACCGCGCCGGCCAGCCGCTGCCGCTGCAGGGCGGCGCCGCGTGAGCGCCAGGCCCGCCAGCGGGTGAACGTGCGCGCCGCGGCGGCCTACACCGCCGGCACCACCACGGCCTACACCGCCGGCGCCACCACGGGCGCGCCGAACTCCCGGCCCACCAGCTGCATCACGCGCAGAAAGCTCTGGCGTTGCGGCTGGGGCAGGTGATCGAGCGGCACCTGGCCGCGGGCATCACAGGGAAAGGCGTAGGCGCGGCCGGGGTCGAACAGCGAGCCGAAGCGAAGCTCGAAACGCGCGTCGCTGGTGGCGAGGGTAACGGCGGTCATGGCGTGGTCCGGGATGGTGACAACGGGTTGCACAGTGGCAGCAAGCGGCGTGCCAGTTCTTGGCCCATCTTGAACCCATCACGCCGCGTGCGGCCGGCCGGCCCCGCGCCAGCCAGGGGCCGAACGCCCATTGGCCGTGCGTTTTGACCGCTTGCCGAGGCGGCCTGCATGGCCCGGCCAGTCACCCGACTTGACCTGACCTCACGCGGCCCGGTCTGGCCTGGCGTTGCCGGCTGGCAGGCTGGCAGGCCGGCTCAGCGCCGGCGCCGGCGGCCGGGTTCGAGGCCGGGCTTTTCGCCGGGCCTTTCGCCGGGCTTCTGGCCGGGCCTTTGGCCGGGCGGCTGCGCTGCCGGCCCATGCGCGGCCTGCGCCTGTTCCAGCGCTTGCAGGCGCCGCAGCGCGGCCGGGCGAAACGGCTGGTGCCGGCGGGCGGCGTCGGCATCGGCGGCGGCGGCCGGCTCGGGTGCGGCGACCACGCAGCAGGGGCACGACCAGCCACTGCCCGCCCGGCCCAGGCGCAAGCTGCGGCGGCGCAGGCTGAGCGCGCTCATGGCCGGCTCCCCGCGGCCGCGGAGGCCGGCGCCGTGCTGGCTGGCGCCGGGGGCGCCGCGGGCAGGGATGTCGCCGAGGGCGCGGATGGCATGCCGGCCGCCTGCATGCCCGCGCAGGGGTCGCCGCGCCCGGGCGTGGCGGCGCTCACCCAGGCCAGATGGGTGGTGGCGGCCTGCTGCGTGGCGGGCGGCGCCTCCAGCATGGCCACGCTCAGCACACGCAGCCGGGGTGCCCACACGGCCAGCAGCTGCGGCACGCCGTAATCCTGGCGCACATGGCCGTTGCCGGCCAGCAGCACGGCCGGGCGTGCACCCTGGGCATGGGCCTGCAGCAGGGCCTGGGCCATGGCGGCGTCGCGTGCGCGCTGCGCCGCGCGCATGGCCGGCACCCGCGCGGCCGGCAGCATGCCGCAGTGGCTGTCGAGCAGGCTGCGGTCGAGCGTGTCCTGGGCCGCGGCGGCCAGCGGGGCCTGGCGCAGCGGCCCGGCCAGATCGGCCGGCCAGGCCGCTTCGCCTTCGCGGGCAATGCGCCGCACCTCGTCGCGTGGCAGGTTGCCGCCGCGCAGCGGCAGGCCGGCCGCCAGCAGCGGCTCGAACAGCGGCTGGTGGCGTGGCCAGGCCCAGCCCTTGGGGTCGAAGCCGCCGGCCTCCAGCGTGGCCAGCGTGGCCTGCGCAGGGGCTGGAGCCGGGGCCGGGGCCGGGGCCGGGGCGGTTGCGGTGGCCGGTGCGGGGGTGGTCGTGGCAGCCGTGGCGGCCACCGGCAGGCCGCGCATCAGGTGCTCGGCCACCACCACCGGCCGCAGGCCGGGTTGCGCCGCCAGCTGGGCCAGCCAGGCGCCGCGCTGGGCGTGGTGGGCGACGTTGTCGTGCAGCTCGCCCAGCAGCACGATGTCGGCCTGGGCCAGGCGGGCCAGCAGCGCGCTGCGCGTCAGGCGCTCGCCGGTGGCCAGGTCGATGCCGCTGGCGCCGTCATCCGGGCGCGTGGGGTGGGTGCTGGCATTGGCATTGGCGCTTTGGCCGGGGCCGGGGCCGGGCACCGGGTTCAGCGCACAGCCGGCCAGGCCCAGCGTGGCGGCGCCCGCCACCGCCCAGGCCGCAGCCAGGGCCTGGGCGTGCAGCGGCCGCGGGCCCGGGCGGGGGGCGTGCGGCCTCATGGCGCCACCTCGGGCACGTAGACGATGCTGCCGTCCTTCATGCGGTAGGCCACGCCGGCCTTGTCGCCGTCGCCGCTGCCGATCTGGCCGCTGGCCTTGTAGTGCTCGACCTTCTCGCCCTTCTTCACCACGATCTCCATGCCGGGTTTTCCGGCGTCGGTGATCACGGTCACGTCGCGCCGGCCGATCTGGCTGAGCAGCGGGTTCTGCGCCACGGTGATCAGCAAGGCGGCAATGATGACCAGGAAGATGTCGATCAGGTTGACCACCGACAGGATGGGGTCGTCGTTCTCGGCTTCGTGCAGCAGCTTGAGCGCCATCACGCCACTCCGCCGGTGCTGCCGGTGCTGCTGGCCATGGCGCGGCGGCGGCCCAGGATCTCCAGCATCTCCTCGGCCAGCCAGCGCCGGCGCACGTTGGCCACCCAGAAGGTGATGGCCGCGGCGATGAGCGCCAGGATCACCGCCGAGAAGGCCACGCCCAGGTTCTGCGACACCTGGGCCAGGTTGCCCTTGGACAGGCCCTCGAGTGCCGGGCCCATCGGGATCATGGTGGCCACCAGGCCCAGCAGCGGCGTGATGCGGCTGGCGATGCGCGGGCCTTCCATCAGCTTGTGCGCGGCGAGGTCCAGTGCGTCTTCGTCCAGGCCCATCGGGCCGGCGGCGCGGTGCAGCGCGGCCAGCGGCCGGCCGCCGCCGTGGGCGCTGTCGCGGCGGCGCCAGGCGTCCATCGCAAAGGCGCCCAGCACCCAGAAGGCGTAGAGAAACAGCAGGCTGATCAGCAGCAGGGTGGGCAGCAGGAACAGCTGCGCCACGGTGTACATGGTGAGTTCGAGGGTCTGGCTCATGGCTGGGCGGGTGACAACAGGTTCAGGATGGGAGCTGCGCTGGCGCGCGCGGGGCTGCGGCGGCGGGCCTGCCAGGCGCCACCGGCCATGGCCAGCGCCAGCAGCGCCAGTGCGGCCGGGGCCAGCGGCGCCGGGCTGTCGGGCGCCTTGGGCGGCACGCGCTCGAGCCGCAGGCCCTGCACCGGGGCGGTGGCCTGCGGTGGCGGGGCGGGTGGGGGCTGCGGCGGCGCGGTCGGAGCGTGAGGGGCGGGCGCATCGGCCGGGCGCGTCGCGGCCGGTGTGGCGCCGGGCGCGGCTGCCTGCGCCGGTGCCGGCGCCGCCGTGCCGAAGCCCGCGGCCACGTAGGCGCGGAAGCTGGCGTTGTCGCTGCGCACCTGGTGGGCCTGGGCCAGCTCGTTGTAGCGGGCCTTCAGCTCGGCCACGCTGGCGGCGCTGGCCTGCCACTGGCCCAGGCGCGCGGCCTCGAGCATGCGCTCGATGCTTTGCGCCAGCGCGTGCGGGTTGTGCTGCGCAAACCAGCGCTGCAGGCCGAGCTGGTGCTTGTCGCGCACGTACACATCCATGAACTCCTGCCACTGGTCGTGGCGCACCACCTCGCGCGCCACGCTCTGCCAGCCGGCGAAGTTGTTGATGCCGTCCAGCACCGCCAGCGTGCCGGCATAGCCCTCGGCCATCAGGCCCTGGATGTGGCCGGGGTGGAAGTTGCGCGTGGCCAGCTCCTTGGCCAGGAACTGGGCCGCGCCTTCCACGCGGGCGCTGCCCGCGCCATTGCCGCGCAGGTTGCTGACATACAGCTCGGGCGCCGCGCCATCGAGGTGGCGCACCGCCAGGCCGATGCCGCCCAGGTACTGGAAGGGGTCGTCGGTGGTCAGCAGGCCGTAGAGGTTGCTGCTGCGCGACAGCACCGCCGCCTCGGTGCCGCGCAGGTGCTCGGCATAGAGGTTGAGCGCGCCGGCGGTGGACACACCGGCCTGGCCCCAGCGCGATTCATCGGGCCCGTAGGCAAACTGCATGCGGCGCAGGTACAGCTCGGCCAGCTTGCGGTCGCCTTCGCCTTGGGTCTTCCAGGTGTCGGTGGCCAGTGCAGCGTCGTCCAGGCCGGTGCCGTAGCGGCCCGATTCGCTGGCGAAGATGCGCGTGGCGCCGGCCAGCTGGGCCTCGGCCGCGGGCACGCCCTGGCGCTGCAGGTTGGCGCTGATGCGGCGCGCATTGGCGGCCACCGGGTTGTCGGCCTCGGCGCTGGCGGCCGTGTCCTGCGCGGCCAGGCGCGCGGCTTCGGCCAGCTGCTTCATCACATTGGGAAAGTGGTCGCGGTACAGGCCGGTGGCCGACAGCACCACGTCCACCCGCGGCCGGCCCAGGCGTTCGCGCGGGATCAGCTTGACGCCGGTGACGCGGCCGCCGGCGTCCCATTGCGGCTCGACGCCCAGCGCCCACAGTGCCTGCGCCTCGAGCAGGCCGAAGTGGCGCATGGTCTCCACCGACCAGAGCGTCAGCGTGGTCTTGGCCAGCATGCGCCCGGTCTTGGCGCGGTGCGTGGCGATCAGCGCGTCCATGGCCTGCTGGCCGGCCGCCCAGGCCGCGGGCGTGGGCACGCGGCTGGGGTCGAAGCCGTACAGGTTGCGGCCGGTGGGCAGGGCGTCGGGGTTCTTGATCGGGTCGCCGCCATAGCTGGTGGGGATGTGGCGGCCATCCAGCGCGGCCAGCAGCGCACGCTGCTCGTTCTGGGCGCCCAGATCCTGGTACCACTGACGCGCCTGTTTCAGCTTCTCGCGCGCGGCCGGCGGCAGCTGGGGGATGTCGGTGCCATCGCGCAGGTGGGCGGCCAGCAGGCGGTAGGGCTTGCTCTCGGTGAGGCGGGTGTGGTCGACCACCAGCAGCTCGTCGGCTTCTTCGGAAGGGTTGGCGGGGTCGGCCACGCCCTGCCAGAAATCCTGGCCCAGCATCGTGAGCACCTGGGCCACGCGCCAGCGCTCGTCGGCGCCCTGGCCAAAGGTGTGCAGGCCCATCGGCTGCACGGTCAGCGCCAGCTCGTGCAGGTGGTCGTGCACGGCGGCCACGAAGCCGGCAAAGTCGGCCGCGATGCGCGCCTCGCTCCAGCCCATATCGAGCTGGATGCGCTCGGCGCGCACGCCGGCCAGAAATTCGGCGCGCAGCTGCTCCTTCACGCCGCCGCCGTCTTGCGCCAGCCACTGGTGCAGCAGGTCGTGCAGGCGGGTCAGCTTGTCGTGCAGGCCGGCGGGCACCAGCGGCGGTGTCTGGTGGCTCAGGATCACCGCGCGGCCACGCCGCTTGGCCTGCGTGGCCTCGCCGATGTTGTCGACGATGTAGGGGTAGATCACCGGCGTGTCGCCTACCGCCAGCATCGGCCAGTCAAACACCGACAGGCCGCGCTCCTTGCCCGGCAGCCACTCCTGCGTGCCATGCGTGCCGTAGTGCACCAGGGCCTGCGCGCCAAAGGCCTGGCGCGCCCACAGGTACACCGCCAGGTAGTGGTGGGTGGGCAGGGCGCTGCTGGAGTGGTAGATCGACTTTTCCTTGTCCGACCCGCGCTCGTCGCGGCCGGGCTGCGGCAGCAGGCTCACCTGGCCCAGGCGCAGCCGCGGGATCACGAAGAACGGCGCGCCAGCGTCAATGGCGGGGTCGCGCAGCACCATGGTGCTGCGTTCCGGCTCGCCCCAGCGCGCGCGCAGTGCATCGCCCACGCTGGGCGGCAGGCCGGCCAGCCAGCGCCGGTAGTCGGCCACGGGCAGGCGCTCGGCCAGGCCGTCGCGCAGCAGCTGCTGCAGCACGGCGCGGTCGTCGGGCGGGCGGTAGCCGGGCGCCAGCAGGCGCTGCAGCGCGGCGGTGAGCGGCGCCTCGGCCAGGGCCTCGGTGCGGTAGCCGGCGCCCTGCAGCGCGGCCAGCGTGCCGCTCAGGGAGCGCGGCAGGTTCATGAAGCTGGCCGAGAGGTTCTTCTCGCCGGCCGGGTAGTTCCAGAAGAAGATCGCCACGCGCTTGTCGGCCGGTGGCAGGCGCCGCAGCGTGGCCAGGTTCAGCGCCTTGGCGGCCACCGCGGCGGCCTGCGCGGCAATCGGCACCACCGCCTCGTCGCCCGCTCGCGTGGCCATGGCCACCTGGATGTCGGTGATGCCGGCGTACTCGGCCTGGGCCAGGTAGAAGGGCACGTCGATCAGCGGCACGCCCTGGGGATCGGCGGCCCACTGCGCCTCGCTGCCGCGGCGCCAGGCCATGGCCTGGATCACCGGCACGCCGAGTGCCGCCAGCTCCTGGCGCCGGCCCTCGG includes these proteins:
- a CDS encoding HpcH/HpaI aldolase/citrate lyase family protein, yielding MHPRSYLFVPADRPERFDKALAAGAEAVIIDLEDAVAPAAKAAARAALATWLDARPASLPAAAAAVPAIVLRCNAAATPWFEADLALAAHPAVQALMLPKAETPAAVARVVAAGGRGRALPVIALIESAAGLAAVNSLAATPGVCRLAFGSLDLQVDLGLREATEDELLPWRLALVLASRLAGIAAPIDGVSTALDDAERLAGDVARARRLGFGAKLCIHPRQVAAVRAGLRPAAAELAWAQRVLAAAAAAGGGAVAVDGRMVDKPVLLRAEAIVREAADGVCSPPQQPALGAGDNTRRQAP
- a CDS encoding tripartite tricarboxylate transporter substrate-binding protein encodes the protein MIKPPVTPQDTRQVTRQVTRQMGRQAPPQAMPLTPAASPPLALRAAAPRRRLRSALALVLGAAALAVAGLPQPVRAQAAPAQATAYPSRSITLLVPFAAGGPTDVVARALGAVMARSLGQSVLIENKTGAGGTLASGHLAKAAPDGYTFLIHHNGMATAPGLYRKLAFNPLTDFEYVGQVVDVPMTLLARKDLPPRTAPELVAYIKAQGNKLSLAHAGLGAVSQLCGMLLQKMVDTELNSIPFQGTAPAMNALLGGQVDILCDQTTQTLQHIKAGNVKLYGVTTRERIRALPDTPTLDEAGLKGFEVKVWHGVYAPKGTPPALIERFGTALRAALKDPAIVQRMGELGAEIVPEAKQTPEGLRSWLKPEIDKWGALIRSAGQYAD
- the bfr gene encoding bacterioferritin, whose protein sequence is MQGQPAILDALNSLLVYELAARDQYFIHSRMLREWGLEKAADRISHEMDDETEHASALIKRILMLEGTPRMTPAALTVGHDLPSIFANDLAVELSVVQHLREVIALCETERDFVTREVLLPMLVDTEQDHAHWLEQQLRLIQMTGLQNYLQSQLA
- a CDS encoding 2Fe-2S iron-sulfur cluster-binding protein is translated as MANVTFSSPLMPRDVTVYAVAGERGTLLALAKAHHIPIPFDCQDGECGSCLVQVRHYRAGVRYGVALTEKEKEVLKQLGKITKQEIMDAEVNDMPPRHRLACQCFVRDEDIAVEFEGDVTLPMKGPALSIAAAIYKGGVGIRTLDQFLSYAVKVEEDAAIHFEQLAQAMGEAGNADVAALFAQLAGYSRLHLDEAKAKCTRYQAVLELPASSAWPDNTTPEKTTLWEGDPALRRLDALKAALQGERRGYEFYYAIAHTTKDEQIRAVAKEFVKEEAEHVEKLKQWIAQEEATVRRAAVPVA
- a CDS encoding ferritin-like domain-containing protein; protein product: MDTVETFLAHTIRLEQEAARRFEQLADAMQTSGNREAGQLFDRLAHFSRLHLAEARARAGFREVPELRADDYQWPDIESPETAAIWAADPLLGCGEALEVALAAESAGLAYYQQILETATDSEIRRFAQAFVAEETQHVTELQRWLGLHRAGQPLPLQGGAA
- a CDS encoding ChaN family lipoprotein, whose protein sequence is MRPHAPRPGPRPLHAQALAAAWAVAGAATLGLAGCALNPVPGPGPGQSANANASTHPTRPDDGASGIDLATGERLTRSALLARLAQADIVLLGELHDNVAHHAQRGAWLAQLAAQPGLRPVVVAEHLMRGLPVAATAATTTPAPATATAPAPAPAPAPAPAQATLATLEAGGFDPKGWAWPRHQPLFEPLLAAGLPLRGGNLPRDEVRRIAREGEAAWPADLAGPLRQAPLAAAAQDTLDRSLLDSHCGMLPAARVPAMRAAQRARDAAMAQALLQAHAQGARPAVLLAGNGHVRQDYGVPQLLAVWAPRLRVLSVAMLEAPPATQQAATTHLAWVSAATPGRGDPCAGMQAAGMPSAPSATSLPAAPPAPASTAPASAAAGSRP
- a CDS encoding DUF2149 domain-containing protein is translated as MALKLLHEAENDDPILSVVNLIDIFLVIIAALLITVAQNPLLSQIGRRDVTVITDAGKPGMEIVVKKGEKVEHYKASGQIGSGDGDKAGVAYRMKDGSIVYVPEVAP
- a CDS encoding MotA/TolQ/ExbB proton channel family protein translates to MSQTLELTMYTVAQLFLLPTLLLISLLFLYAFWVLGAFAMDAWRRRDSAHGGGRPLAALHRAAGPMGLDEDALDLAAHKLMEGPRIASRITPLLGLVATMIPMGPALEGLSKGNLAQVSQNLGVAFSAVILALIAAAITFWVANVRRRWLAEEMLEILGRRRAMASSTGSTGGVA
- the cobN gene encoding cobaltochelatase subunit CobN; translated protein: MRPPHRRAPGRWPLLRWPPLRWPLLRWLLLAALPWLLVMLCLARPVQAAPGAPAPAPVTLAGAPGGVLLLTTSPSPPGRFVALVQQAQAMGLPLRAEFVEKLPAEALNPRLWQGTRLVLIDAPRQHIEDFVRGKLGAALPALQPLPHVWLATAAPKAGGGLDAELARRLHGYFVQGGKANTEHLLRSLAAHLAGRDWRALPPPQVFPTAGLYHPALAQTVVATPAEWLAARGIDPARRPPTVGIVFHPGSIAAQQTGFIDDLVQRIEAAGAVALPFYTPVMDPDALRRMVTVNGQPVVEALVNTQITLNPEGRRQELAALGVPVIQAMAWRRGSEAQWAADPQGVPLIDVPFYLAQAEYAGITDIQVAMATRAGDEAVVPIAAQAAAVAAKALNLATLRRLPPADKRVAIFFWNYPAGEKNLSASFMNLPRSLSGTLAALQGAGYRTEALAEAPLTAALQRLLAPGYRPPDDRAVLQQLLRDGLAERLPVADYRRWLAGLPPSVGDALRARWGEPERSTMVLRDPAIDAGAPFFVIPRLRLGQVSLLPQPGRDERGSDKEKSIYHSSSALPTHHYLAVYLWARQAFGAQALVHYGTHGTQEWLPGKERGLSVFDWPMLAVGDTPVIYPYIVDNIGEATQAKRRGRAVILSHQTPPLVPAGLHDKLTRLHDLLHQWLAQDGGGVKEQLRAEFLAGVRAERIQLDMGWSEARIAADFAGFVAAVHDHLHELALTVQPMGLHTFGQGADERWRVAQVLTMLGQDFWQGVADPANPSEEADELLVVDHTRLTESKPYRLLAAHLRDGTDIPQLPPAAREKLKQARQWYQDLGAQNEQRALLAALDGRHIPTSYGGDPIKNPDALPTGRNLYGFDPSRVPTPAAWAAGQQAMDALIATHRAKTGRMLAKTTLTLWSVETMRHFGLLEAQALWALGVEPQWDAGGRVTGVKLIPRERLGRPRVDVVLSATGLYRDHFPNVMKQLAEAARLAAQDTAASAEADNPVAANARRISANLQRQGVPAAEAQLAGATRIFASESGRYGTGLDDAALATDTWKTQGEGDRKLAELYLRRMQFAYGPDESRWGQAGVSTAGALNLYAEHLRGTEAAVLSRSSNLYGLLTTDDPFQYLGGIGLAVRHLDGAAPELYVSNLRGNGAGSARVEGAAQFLAKELATRNFHPGHIQGLMAEGYAGTLAVLDGINNFAGWQSVAREVVRHDQWQEFMDVYVRDKHQLGLQRWFAQHNPHALAQSIERMLEAARLGQWQASAASVAELKARYNELAQAHQVRSDNASFRAYVAAGFGTAAPAPAQAAAPGATPAATRPADAPAPHAPTAPPQPPPAPPPQATAPVQGLRLERVPPKAPDSPAPLAPAALALLALAMAGGAWQARRRSPARASAAPILNLLSPAQP